TTGCCCGGTTCTACCACGGCATTGTCTTACAGGCGGTGATGATTACCCTGGGGATTGCCGTGAGCTCGGCGGTGATTTACGCTAAAGGGTATGTGAAGGTAAATGAAGGCTTTATGCGCGCGACGATGATGGCTACCATGGGCATCGCTATTACGTATTTTATCGAGTTCGTTTTGAGCTTTTTTGGCATCCGCATTCCCATGATTCATCAGGGAGGCATCGTCGGTATCTTGTTTAGCCTGGTTGTGATTGGCATCGCTACGATGAACCTGTTTGTTGATTACGAGCAGATCCAGCAGAGCGTGCGTCAGGGCATGCCGAAAGAGTACGAATGGTTTTGCGCCTTTGGTCTTTTGGTAACGCTGGTGTGGCTCTACATTGAGGTCTTGAACTTGCTGCGGAAGCTGAAAGACGAATAAGCTGTAGCCGTGATTTTTTAACAACTTAAGAAAGTATAGATAAAATGAAGAAGCCTTTCACTTTGGTGAGAGGCTTCTTCATTTTATCTATACTAGAATTTACGAGGATAAGAGCTTCTGTCTAAACTGCGGCATAACTGTATTTGAGACAAAATTTCCGCGCGACTCGCAAAAATAGGAGGTGACGGCAGTTCCGCGAACTCGCTGGCGCTCAGACATACGGAACTTTTCTCCGTCGCCTCCTGCTTTTGCGTCCTGCGGACCGTCTTGCTTCAAAAAGTCTCAAATACAGTCACGGCCGCCGTAGCCTCATTCGTTCTTTCAATTTACTCCATCTACTCCTATTCAATCCACTCCCTCTGGCTTTTCTCAGTTACTCTGTGTTCGGTCCCTATCCGGTGTTCGCCCCCTGCCAATTTTTATATTTTTTTTATACGCAGCCCTACTTTTTTGATACCATTTTGAAGGACGACAGGAGTACAATCAAAGTAAGAAAAGACAAGGAGGCGTTTGTATGGAATGGTGGCTGGGCGTGGCGGTAAGCGCGGTTTTGTTTGCCTATTTATTTTATGCCTTATGGAAGCCGGAGGATTTTTAAGATGGGATATGATCTGATTTTATTATTCTTGTTTTTGGTTGTGCTGCTGACCTTAGCTTGGCCGTTAGGACATTATCTAGTTCGCGTTTTTCAACAGGAAGCTACGTTATTAGATCGGATTTTGCTTCCCGTTGAAAAAATTATCTATCGAGCCAGCGGGATTCAGCCACAGGAGGATATGAGCTGGCAGCGTTATGCTGGATCGTTAGTGGCTTTTAATCTGCTGGGCTGTGCGGTTGTTTTTGCTTTGCAGCTGTTGCAAGGCGGACTGCCTTTAAATCCCCAAGGCTTGCCTGGTCTAGAGTCGTGGCCGTTGGCCTTTAATACGGCGGTCAGCTTTATGACCAATACTAACTGGCAAGCGTATAGCGGCGAAAGTACGCTATCCTATTTTACGCAGATGATGGCGTTAACGGTGCAGAATTTTCTTTCCGCCGCGACGGGCCTCGCTGTGGCTGTGGCTTTGATTCGGGGGCTGCAGCGCCAGGAGGAAAAAGGCATCGGCAATTTCTGGGTGGATTTGACGCGAAGCGTACTGTGGGTTTTGCTGCCCCTTTCGTTGCTTTTGGCGTTGGTGTTGGTGCAGCAAGGGGTTATCCAGAACCTAGCTGCTTATGTACAGGCGGTGACGCTGGAGGGGGCGGAGCAAATTCTGCCAATGGGGCCGGTAGCTTCGCAAGAAGCCATCAAGATGTTGGGAACCAATGGCGGCGGCTTTTTCAACGCCAACTCAGCGCATCCTTTTGAAAATCCAACTGCCGTTACGAACTTTTTAGAAATGCTGGCTATTTTCTTATTGCCGACTTCTTTAGTGTTTTGCTACGGCTTTTGGTGTGGCAATGTCCGGCAGGGCTATGCTATTTTGGGCGCAATGGTAACATTGTTTGTGTTGTTTTTTAGTGTCATGTACGCTAGTGAACAGGCCGGAAATCCGAATTTGGCGGCATGGGGGCTGACGGGGCCGACGGCCATGGAAGGCAAGGAAGTGCGTTTCGGTCTAGGCGGTTCTTCGTTGTTCGCTACGATTACGACCGCCGCTTCTTGCGGCGCCGTCAATGCGATGCATGACAGCTTGACTCCCTTGGGCGGGATGGCGGCGATGCTGCAAATGCTGATTGGCGAAGTGGTCATTGGCGGCGTGGGCGCCGGTTTTTACGGCATGCTCTGTTTTGTGCTGCTGACCGTCTTTATTGTGGGGCTTATGGTGGGACGCACGCCGGAGTATTTGGGCAAAAAAATCGAAGCCTATGAAATGAAAATGGTGGTACTGGCGGTGTTGATCCCGGCACTGACGGTTCTTTTTGGCACGATGACGGCAGTACTGACACAAGCAGGGGTGGCAGGCGTTTTAAACGAAGGACCTCATGGCTTTAGCGAGATTCTTTACGCCTTTGCTTCGACGGCGGGGAATAACGGCAGCGCCTTTGCCGGCTTGAGCGCGGACAGTCTTTTTTACAACGTGATTTTGGCGTTGGCTATGTTGCTGGGACGCTTCGGCGTGATTTTGCCGATTTTGGCAGTTGCAGGCAGCTTGGCCCGTAAAAAAGCGGTGCCCGTTTCGGCAGGCACCTTTGCTACGGATCAGCCGTTGTTTTCTTTCTTGCTTATGGGGGTCGTCCTTATTGTCGGGGCCTTGACTTTTTTGCCGGCCCTGGTGCTGGGGCCGGTTGTGGAGCAAATGCTGCTATGGTAGATGAACGCAGCGAAAAGGAGGAATAAGTCGTGAAAAAAGCACAAGGCTTTGACCGGCAACTACTCATAGATGCGGTATGGCAGGCTTTTTATAAAATGAACCCCAAGGTGCAGCTTCGCAATCCTGTGATGTTTTTAGTCTGGGTAGGCTGCGCCTTGACCACGGTTTTATTGGCTGCAAGCCTATATGAGGGCGGCAGTGAAATAGTGTATGAGCTGCAAATTATTGTGTGGCTTTGGTTTACGGTGTTTTTTGCCAATTTTGCCGAAGCGGTCGCCGAAGGGCGCGGCAAAGCGCAGGCTAACGCGTTGCGAGGAACGCGTGGGCAGACACCAGCGAAACGTTGGGAGAATGGCGACTGGAAGCCGGTGGATGCTGCCTCGCTTCGCAAGGGTGATGTCATTTATGTGCAAGCAGGCGATACGATTCCCAGTGATGGGGAGATTTTAGAAGGTATGGCGACTGTGGATGAGAGCGCCATTACCGGGGAGTCGGCGCCGGTAATCCGTGAATCCGGCGGTGATCGCTCTTCGGTGACGGGGGGGACCCGGATTTTATCGGATTGGCTGAAGGTGAAGGTCAGCGTCAATCCGGGGGAAACCTTTTTGGATCGCATGATTTCTTTAGTAGAAGGAGCTAAGCGAGGCAAGACGCCGAATGAGATTGCCTTGACCATTTTGCTGATTGGTTTGACGATTATATTTTTGGCAGTAGTGGTCACGCTCCAGCCCTTTGCTCTTTATGCCAAGACCAGTCTTTCATTGACGACGCTTGTTGCTCTTTTGGTCTGCCTGATTCCGACTACTATTGGCGGGCTGTTGTCCGCCATCGGCATTGCCGGTATGGACCGGCTGCTGCAGCGCAATGTGCTGGCGATGTCAGGTCGAGCTATTGAGGCGGCAGGGGATGTCAACGTGCTGCTTTTAGATAAGACCGGTACGATTACCTTGGGCAACCGGATGGCAACACAGTTTTTGCCTGCGCCGGGCGTCACGGAAGAAGAACTGGCAGATGCTGCGCAGCTGGCCTCGTTGGCGGACGAGACACCCGAAGGGCGGAGTATTGTGGTGCTGGCTAAAGAACGTTTTAATTTGCGCGAACGAGAATTGACTGGCTTAAGCGCGGAATTTGTTCCTTTTACAGCGCAGACGCGGATGAGCGGGGTAAATGTTCAAGGGAGAGAGATTCGTAAAGGCGCCGTACAGGCGATGGCGGACCATATTCGGGTCTGCGGCGGAAAGTGGCCGGAAGAAGTAGTGAAGACGGCGGATGCGATTGCCAACAAGGGCGGCACGCCGTTGGTCGTGGCGGACGATAAAAAAGTGCTGGGCGTGGTTTATCTGAAAGATGTAGTCAAGGGCGGCATTCGCGAACGTTTTCAGGAATTGCGGCGTATGGGGATCAAGACTGTCATGATTACCGGCGATAATCAACTTACGGCGGCGGCCATTGCGGCAGAAGCAGGAGTGGATGATTTCTTGGCAGAAGCTACGCCAGAAGACAAACTGGCCTTAATTCGTTCGTATCAGCAAAAGGGGATGCTTGTGGCTATGACTGGGGACGGAACGAATGACGCCCCAGCGCTGGCCCAAGCCGACGTAGGCGTGGCTATGAACAGCGGCACCCAAGCGGCGAAGGAAGCAGGCAATATGGTGGACATGGATAGCAATCCGACCAAACTCATTGAAGTGGTGGAAATTGGCAAACAGCTGTTAATGACAAGAGGCTCGCTAACTACGTTCAGCATTGCTAACGACGTGGCCAAGTATTTTGCTATTATTCCGGCGTTGTTCATGGGCACGTATCCGATTTTGGGGGATTTGAACATTATGGGGTTGGCTACGCCCCAAAGTGCGGTACTAAGCGCTGTTATTTTCAATGCCTTGATTATCATTGCCTTGATTCCTTTGGCGTTGCGGGGCGTGGCCTACCGCCCGGAAGGAGCGGCGGCGGTGTTGCGGCGCAACTTGCTTTTATACGGCGGCGGCGGTTTAGTAGTTCCTTTCCTTGGCATCAAAGTGATTGACTGCATCTTGGCTCTACTGGGAGTGGCCTAGGCAAAAGGAAGGTGGGAGGGAAATGATGGGTATCTTGAAAACAGGCGCAAGGCTGCTGTGCATTTTGACGCTTTTAACCGGAGGCGTATATCCGCTGGTTTTGACCGGCTTGGCACAGGCAATCTTTCCGGAACAGGCGCAGGGAAGTCTAGTGGTTGAAGGGGGGCAGGTCCGTGGCTCGCTGCTAATCGGACAGTCCTTTCAAAGCGAACGCTACTTTCATGGACGACCATCGGCAGGCGGGTATGATGGCTTGCTTTCCGGTGGCTCGAATGCGGGCCCGTTAGCATCCAAACTGCATGAAGAAGTGGGGCAGCGGGCCACGCAGGTGCGGAAGGAAGAAAGTTTGACACCGCAGCAGCTCGTTCCTGCGGATTTGGTTACCGCTTCCGCCAGCGGTTTGGACCCGCATATTTCTCCGGAAGCGGCTATGCTTCAGGTGCAGCGCGTCGCCCAGGCGAGGGGACTGTCGCCGCGGCAGGTAGAAATGCTGGTGCATGAAACATTGGAAGAGCGGCATGGCGGATTTCTCGGTGAACGCCGGGTAAATGTGCTAAAATTAAACCAAAGATTAGACCGGGATTAAAAATAAAACCATGAGGCTGAAGACATGAAGCAAGAGCGGGAAAGAAAAAAACCAGAAGACTGGTTGGAGCAGATCGCTCGCGAAAAAAAAGGCGAGCTGACGGTGTTCTTAGGTGCGTCGGCAGGGGTCGGGAAAACCTATGCCATGCTGGAAACGGCTCATGAACGATTGTTGGAAGGCCAAAACGTTATTGTTGGCTGGATTGAGACGCATGGCCGGAAAGAAACGGAGAAACTGTCGGCCGGCATTCCTAAAACGGAGCCGAAAAAAATACTCTATCGGGAGAGGGAATGGCTGGAAATGGATGTGGACGCTATTTTGGCGCTGCATCCGGATATTGTTTTGGTAGATGAACTGGCTCATACAAACATTCCCGGCAGTCGTTATGTAAGGCGCTTTCAGGATGTGGAGGAACTGCTGGCTGGCGGCATAGATGTCTATACGACGCTCAACATCCAGCACATTGAAAGCCTGAATGATGTGGTGGCTAAAATTACGGGCGTCGTTGTGCGCGAAACCGTGCCGGATTCCATTATCGAACAGGCGGCGGTAGTGGAACTCATTGACCTGCCGCCGGAGAAGCTGCTCAAGCGGTTGCATGAAGGTAAAGTATATGTAGCGGAGCAGGCGCAGCAGGCGGTGCGTAAGTTTTTTCGTCCGGGGAATCTAAATGCGCTGCGCGAGTTGGCGCTGCGCTATACGGCTCGCCGAGTGGATCAGGAGTTGAGCGCTTATATGCGGGCTCATGGCATTCCTGGTCCGTGGCCTGCGGCGGAGAGGGTCATGGTTTGCGTCAGCGCTAGTCCATTTTCCGCGGAGCTGATTCGCGCGGCAAAGCGGCTGGCGGGTGGTCTGCAAGCGGAATGGCTGGCGGTATATGTAGAAAGCTCTTCGCAGCGAGCGGCTCTTGGCGATGAAGAGAGCGCCCGGGTCAGTCGGAATTTGAAGCTGGCTGAGGAACTAGGAGCTAAAATCATAACCGTTGTGAGTTCAGAACCGGCTGAAGAAATCCTGTCTTTGGCCAAAAATCATAACATAACGGCTATTGTTGTTGGAAAAACCCGCAAAACAGCCTGGTGGCAGCGTTGGCAAAGATCTATTGTCGACGAGATTTTGAAGGGAAGCTCGGGTATCAGCGTGCATGTTATTCAGGCGGAGGACGAAAAGGTCAAAGTGCCTGTTATTGCGATAAAACATCCCTTGACGCCTTTTGCCTGGCAAGAGCATGGCAAGGCGCTTTTCTTAGTGGCCTTGGTGACGGTGGTGCTCTGGTTGCTTCAAGAACAGGTGGATGCTGCCAGTATTGTTCTCATCTACCAACTCCCTACGTTATTGAGCGCCTTTTGGTGGGGGCGTTGGGAGGCTTATAGCAGCGCGGTTGCCAGTGTCTTGGTTTTTGACTATCTTTTTGTGGAGCCTGTTTTTACATTTGCTGTTTCTGACATCAAGCATCTGTGGAGCTTCCTTGCTTTTTGGGGCTTGGCTGTCGTTATTGGCCGACGGACGGAGCAAATGCGTCTCGATTTGAAATTGTCCCGGCAACGGGAAAAAAGTGCGCGCTTTTTATATGAATTCAGCAGTGAGATGGCGGGTACCGTGGAGAAAAACGTAGTGGCGGAGCGGCTTTCTTTGCAGGTGGCGGAGACGTTGGGGCGGGAGACGTTGGTGTTTTTGCCGGTGAAAGACCGCTTGGAGTTGTGGGCTCGCCATAGTGGCGAACGGAGCCGGCAAGGTCTGAATTTGAATCCCCCGGAAGCCGCGGAAATGGCGGTTGCTAACTGGTGTTTTGAACATGGACAAGCGGCAGGGCGAGCGACGGAAATTTTGCCTAGTGCCGATTATTTGCATGTGCCGCTGCGGAGTCAGGAGCGGGTGATGGGTGTTTTTAGCGTACGCTTAGATGAAAGCAAGGTTACCCAAGAAGAACGGCGACTCATTGACGCATGGGCGGCTTTGGCGGCCCTTACTCTGGAGCGGGCTTCGTTGGCGGAAGAAGCGCGCAAGGCAGCTCTTTGGAGCGAGTCTGACCGATTGCGAACAGCGCTGTTTAATTCGGTATCTCATGAACTGCGGACGCCCTTAACGTCTATTTTAGGAGCTATTCAGACGCTGCTCCTCTGTCGGGATCGTTGCGATGAGGGGCAGCTCCAAGAAATGTTGCAAGCCATCAGTGAAGGGGCGACGCGCATGGAACGGGTTGTCTCTAATCTGCTGGATACGGCGCGTCTGGAAAGCGGTATGATGCAATTGAAAGCGGACTGGTGCGACTTAGAAGATATTTTGGGGGTGGTGCTGCGCCGTTTGGAGGGGGCTGTCCATTCCCGAGAAATTTTAGTCAAAATGGAGCCGGAGCTGCCGATGATTTGGGGAGACTGCGTTCTCTTGGAACAGGTTATAGTAAATTTGTTGGATAATGCGTGCAAGTATTCGCCGGTTGATACGCCGGTTGAAATTCGCGTGTCCAAGGCGGCAGATGAA
This genomic window from uncultured Anaeromusa sp. contains:
- a CDS encoding Bax inhibitor-1/YccA family protein, producing the protein MANPVISKVKELHSYSGETATYAGVAVKSFSLVGIALVSAAATWSMGYATPVTATVTAIMGLVTAFAISFRPHWAGFLSPLYAILEGMFLASISAMFARFYHGIVLQAVMITLGIAVSSAVIYAKGYVKVNEGFMRATMMATMGIAITYFIEFVLSFFGIRIPMIHQGGIVGILFSLVVIGIATMNLFVDYEQIQQSVRQGMPKEYEWFCAFGLLVTLVWLYIEVLNLLRKLKDE
- the kdpA gene encoding potassium-transporting ATPase subunit KdpA; this encodes MGYDLILLFLFLVVLLTLAWPLGHYLVRVFQQEATLLDRILLPVEKIIYRASGIQPQEDMSWQRYAGSLVAFNLLGCAVVFALQLLQGGLPLNPQGLPGLESWPLAFNTAVSFMTNTNWQAYSGESTLSYFTQMMALTVQNFLSAATGLAVAVALIRGLQRQEEKGIGNFWVDLTRSVLWVLLPLSLLLALVLVQQGVIQNLAAYVQAVTLEGAEQILPMGPVASQEAIKMLGTNGGGFFNANSAHPFENPTAVTNFLEMLAIFLLPTSLVFCYGFWCGNVRQGYAILGAMVTLFVLFFSVMYASEQAGNPNLAAWGLTGPTAMEGKEVRFGLGGSSLFATITTAASCGAVNAMHDSLTPLGGMAAMLQMLIGEVVIGGVGAGFYGMLCFVLLTVFIVGLMVGRTPEYLGKKIEAYEMKMVVLAVLIPALTVLFGTMTAVLTQAGVAGVLNEGPHGFSEILYAFASTAGNNGSAFAGLSADSLFYNVILALAMLLGRFGVILPILAVAGSLARKKAVPVSAGTFATDQPLFSFLLMGVVLIVGALTFLPALVLGPVVEQMLLW
- the kdpB gene encoding potassium-transporting ATPase subunit KdpB, giving the protein MKKAQGFDRQLLIDAVWQAFYKMNPKVQLRNPVMFLVWVGCALTTVLLAASLYEGGSEIVYELQIIVWLWFTVFFANFAEAVAEGRGKAQANALRGTRGQTPAKRWENGDWKPVDAASLRKGDVIYVQAGDTIPSDGEILEGMATVDESAITGESAPVIRESGGDRSSVTGGTRILSDWLKVKVSVNPGETFLDRMISLVEGAKRGKTPNEIALTILLIGLTIIFLAVVVTLQPFALYAKTSLSLTTLVALLVCLIPTTIGGLLSAIGIAGMDRLLQRNVLAMSGRAIEAAGDVNVLLLDKTGTITLGNRMATQFLPAPGVTEEELADAAQLASLADETPEGRSIVVLAKERFNLRERELTGLSAEFVPFTAQTRMSGVNVQGREIRKGAVQAMADHIRVCGGKWPEEVVKTADAIANKGGTPLVVADDKKVLGVVYLKDVVKGGIRERFQELRRMGIKTVMITGDNQLTAAAIAAEAGVDDFLAEATPEDKLALIRSYQQKGMLVAMTGDGTNDAPALAQADVGVAMNSGTQAAKEAGNMVDMDSNPTKLIEVVEIGKQLLMTRGSLTTFSIANDVAKYFAIIPALFMGTYPILGDLNIMGLATPQSAVLSAVIFNALIIIALIPLALRGVAYRPEGAAAVLRRNLLLYGGGGLVVPFLGIKVIDCILALLGVA
- the kdpC gene encoding potassium-transporting ATPase subunit KdpC, which gives rise to MMGILKTGARLLCILTLLTGGVYPLVLTGLAQAIFPEQAQGSLVVEGGQVRGSLLIGQSFQSERYFHGRPSAGGYDGLLSGGSNAGPLASKLHEEVGQRATQVRKEESLTPQQLVPADLVTASASGLDPHISPEAAMLQVQRVAQARGLSPRQVEMLVHETLEERHGGFLGERRVNVLKLNQRLDRD
- a CDS encoding sensor histidine kinase KdpD, which encodes MKQERERKKPEDWLEQIAREKKGELTVFLGASAGVGKTYAMLETAHERLLEGQNVIVGWIETHGRKETEKLSAGIPKTEPKKILYREREWLEMDVDAILALHPDIVLVDELAHTNIPGSRYVRRFQDVEELLAGGIDVYTTLNIQHIESLNDVVAKITGVVVRETVPDSIIEQAAVVELIDLPPEKLLKRLHEGKVYVAEQAQQAVRKFFRPGNLNALRELALRYTARRVDQELSAYMRAHGIPGPWPAAERVMVCVSASPFSAELIRAAKRLAGGLQAEWLAVYVESSSQRAALGDEESARVSRNLKLAEELGAKIITVVSSEPAEEILSLAKNHNITAIVVGKTRKTAWWQRWQRSIVDEILKGSSGISVHVIQAEDEKVKVPVIAIKHPLTPFAWQEHGKALFLVALVTVVLWLLQEQVDAASIVLIYQLPTLLSAFWWGRWEAYSSAVASVLVFDYLFVEPVFTFAVSDIKHLWSFLAFWGLAVVIGRRTEQMRLDLKLSRQREKSARFLYEFSSEMAGTVEKNVVAERLSLQVAETLGRETLVFLPVKDRLELWARHSGERSRQGLNLNPPEAAEMAVANWCFEHGQAAGRATEILPSADYLHVPLRSQERVMGVFSVRLDESKVTQEERRLIDAWAALAALTLERASLAEEARKAALWSESDRLRTALFNSVSHELRTPLTSILGAIQTLLLCRDRCDEGQLQEMLQAISEGATRMERVVSNLLDTARLESGMMQLKADWCDLEDILGVVLRRLEGAVHSREILVKMEPELPMIWGDCVLLEQVIVNLLDNACKYSPVDTPVEIRVSKAADEVKLEVLDRGTGMAQEELELVFEKFYRAPRTHASKPGGTGLGLSICKGIVEAHHGRIEAANREAGGAIFRVYLPVKKEEEAVSL